A stretch of the Desulfuromonas sp. TF genome encodes the following:
- a CDS encoding exodeoxyribonuclease V subunit beta encodes MSGLTTVIADAAERSLAVDPTRSFIVQAPAGSGKTELLIQRFLALLATVARPDEILAITFTRKAAAEMRSRLLQALQSAAGQQPDSEHGRRTWNLARAALQQDRKQGWNLAENPSLLTIQTIDSFNASLVRRMPWVSRFGALPEVAEDPEALYRRAAERLLASLGTGKRGDAEVARVLHHLDNRMDLLRDMLVRMLGRRDQWLRHLVWDEHHEQRKCLEKSLADLAEATLAAAHQAIPLHLRDDLLSLGRYAASCLEGGDRPLASLTGLKTFPAAGAETLQGWLGLSDLLLTSAGTLRKRLDKNCGFPPGKGEAHVMKTRMQEILERLAADPEVERLLEEVRQLPPAIYPEDQWGILQALVELLPLAAAELWVTFQQEGTADFAEIALKARAALGSTDNPSDLLLKLDARLSHILVDEFQDTSYLQFNLLKSLTEGWMPGDGRTLFVVGDPMQSIYLFREAEVGLFLRARSRGIGSVSLEPLTLCSNFRSQQGVVEWVNASFATLFPSRENEALGGVVYAPAAAVHPSLPEAACTVHPFAGRDDAAEAREVTRLVRKSLEEQPEETVAVLVRSRTHLPEILRAFREEGMRYAARDIDILQCRPAVRDILALTRALLHPADRLSWLAVLRAPWCGLLLSDLHALCGSAPSRTIPGLLADPVVLERLSADGARRVERIGQVLRRGMARRGAVGLRRLVEGCWLALGGPACVGEGEGKDIDAVFALLERLDHGGDLQSLDALEECVRKLFAEPDAGADGRLQVMTIHKSKGLEFDTVILPGLGRSPAGGDQPLLRWLEHPDSGLLLAPLSPKDGSFKDPIYTAIGRLEREKEDLEVTRLLYVAATRARKRLHLLGHAGINGKGECRPAAGSLLKKLWPVVETRFAGAEASGPEAIADAADRGGNSIRRLPAEWRLPELTPAPVRCAAAVNQPSEKKEGDLHGEFTGWEAETARHAGTVTHAYLERIAREGLEAWPVERIRAEEGEIRRRLNALGIPSGELADGGARVVRALKTTLDGPRGRWLLSPHPEAACELGLSGVIEGRLVRGAVDRTFVENGTRWIIDYKTSEPLGMGLETFFDQETQRYRDQLAAYRTLFRQMEEERVVRAALYFPLVDGWCELPVE; translated from the coding sequence ATGAGCGGCCTCACGACCGTCATTGCCGACGCCGCGGAGCGCTCCCTGGCTGTCGATCCGACCCGCTCGTTCATCGTCCAGGCCCCGGCCGGATCGGGGAAGACCGAGCTGCTGATTCAGCGTTTTCTTGCTCTGCTCGCCACCGTTGCCCGACCCGACGAAATTCTGGCGATCACCTTCACCCGCAAGGCCGCGGCCGAAATGCGCTCCCGTCTGCTGCAGGCCCTCCAGTCTGCAGCCGGTCAGCAGCCCGACAGCGAGCATGGCCGGCGCACCTGGAACCTGGCCCGCGCCGCATTGCAGCAGGATCGAAAACAGGGCTGGAACCTGGCCGAGAACCCCTCGCTGCTGACCATTCAGACCATCGACTCGTTCAACGCGTCTCTGGTTCGCCGCATGCCCTGGGTCTCCCGCTTCGGCGCTCTGCCGGAAGTGGCCGAAGACCCTGAAGCGCTTTACCGCCGGGCCGCCGAAAGGCTGCTGGCTTCCCTCGGAACGGGGAAGAGGGGGGATGCCGAGGTTGCCCGGGTTCTGCACCACCTCGATAACCGCATGGACCTGCTGCGGGATATGCTGGTGCGCATGCTCGGACGGCGCGATCAGTGGCTTCGTCATCTGGTCTGGGACGAGCACCATGAACAGAGAAAGTGTCTGGAGAAATCCCTGGCCGATCTGGCCGAGGCGACCCTGGCGGCGGCGCATCAGGCGATCCCTCTCCATCTGAGGGACGATCTGCTGAGCCTGGGGCGTTACGCCGCCTCCTGTCTGGAGGGCGGCGACCGGCCGCTCGCGTCCCTGACGGGCCTGAAAACCTTTCCCGCCGCCGGGGCCGAGACTCTCCAGGGCTGGCTAGGACTTTCCGACCTGCTCCTGACCTCCGCCGGCACTCTTCGCAAACGTCTGGACAAGAATTGCGGCTTTCCTCCCGGCAAAGGAGAGGCGCATGTCATGAAGACCCGGATGCAGGAGATTCTTGAGCGCCTGGCCGCGGACCCGGAAGTCGAACGCCTGCTGGAAGAAGTGAGGCAGCTGCCGCCGGCGATCTATCCCGAAGACCAGTGGGGGATTCTCCAGGCTCTGGTCGAACTCCTTCCCCTTGCGGCCGCCGAGCTGTGGGTGACCTTTCAGCAGGAGGGTACGGCCGATTTCGCCGAGATCGCCCTGAAGGCCCGGGCGGCCCTGGGCAGCACCGATAACCCTTCCGATCTGCTGTTGAAGCTGGACGCCAGGCTCAGTCACATCCTGGTCGATGAATTTCAGGATACCTCCTATCTCCAGTTCAATCTGCTCAAGAGTCTCACCGAAGGATGGATGCCGGGAGATGGACGCACCCTCTTCGTGGTCGGGGACCCGATGCAGTCGATCTACCTCTTTCGAGAGGCCGAAGTCGGTCTCTTTCTCCGGGCGCGATCCCGGGGGATCGGGAGCGTTTCTCTTGAGCCGCTGACACTCTGCTCCAACTTCCGCTCCCAGCAGGGCGTGGTCGAATGGGTCAACGCCTCCTTCGCGACACTTTTTCCCTCCCGGGAGAACGAGGCCCTCGGCGGCGTCGTCTATGCTCCGGCCGCCGCCGTTCATCCTTCTCTGCCTGAAGCTGCCTGCACGGTCCATCCCTTTGCCGGCCGCGACGATGCGGCCGAAGCCCGCGAAGTGACGCGGCTGGTCCGCAAGTCCCTGGAAGAGCAGCCCGAAGAGACCGTGGCGGTGCTGGTTCGGAGCCGGACCCACTTGCCGGAAATTCTCCGGGCCTTCCGGGAGGAGGGGATGCGCTATGCCGCCAGGGATATCGATATCCTCCAGTGCCGCCCCGCCGTGCGCGACATCCTCGCCCTGACCCGTGCCCTCCTTCATCCGGCAGACCGCCTTTCCTGGCTGGCGGTCCTTCGGGCGCCGTGGTGCGGGCTGCTCCTGTCCGACCTGCATGCCCTGTGCGGTTCGGCCCCGTCGCGGACCATCCCTGGCCTGCTCGCCGATCCCGTCGTTCTGGAGCGGCTCTCCGCCGACGGAGCCCGACGGGTCGAACGCATCGGACAGGTTCTCCGCCGGGGGATGGCCCGTCGCGGCGCCGTGGGACTTCGCCGCCTGGTCGAAGGATGCTGGCTGGCACTCGGCGGCCCGGCCTGTGTAGGGGAAGGGGAGGGGAAGGATATCGATGCGGTATTTGCCCTGCTGGAGCGCCTCGACCATGGCGGCGATCTGCAGTCCCTCGATGCCCTGGAAGAATGCGTGAGGAAACTCTTTGCCGAGCCTGATGCAGGGGCGGACGGAAGGCTGCAGGTCATGACCATCCACAAGTCGAAGGGACTCGAATTCGACACCGTTATTCTTCCCGGGCTTGGAAGATCCCCGGCGGGCGGCGACCAGCCCCTTCTTCGCTGGTTGGAGCACCCCGACAGCGGACTGCTGCTGGCGCCCCTCTCCCCCAAGGACGGCAGCTTCAAGGATCCGATCTATACGGCCATCGGGCGTCTGGAACGGGAGAAGGAGGATCTGGAGGTGACGCGTCTTCTCTATGTCGCGGCCACCCGGGCCAGAAAGCGCCTTCATCTTCTCGGACATGCCGGAATCAACGGCAAGGGCGAGTGCCGGCCGGCAGCAGGCTCGCTGCTGAAGAAACTGTGGCCGGTGGTGGAAACCCGGTTCGCCGGCGCCGAAGCCTCCGGACCGGAGGCCATTGCGGATGCCGCCGACAGAGGCGGGAACTCGATTCGGCGGCTGCCGGCCGAGTGGCGGCTGCCCGAATTGACGCCGGCGCCGGTGCGGTGCGCGGCCGCGGTCAACCAGCCTTCGGAAAAGAAGGAGGGAGATCTTCACGGCGAATTCACCGGCTGGGAGGCTGAAACGGCCCGGCATGCCGGAACGGTGACTCACGCCTACCTGGAACGCATCGCCCGGGAAGGGCTTGAAGCATGGCCGGTGGAGAGAATCCGCGCGGAAGAAGGGGAGATCCGGCGGCGATTGAATGCCCTCGGGATCCCCTCGGGCGAACTCGCCGACGGGGGAGCAAGGGTGGTGCGGGCGCTGAAGACCACACTGGACGGCCCGAGAGGCCGATGGCTGCTCTCGCCCCACCCCGAAGCCGCCTGTGAACTTGGACTCTCCGGAGTGATCGAGGGCAGGCTGGTTCGCGGCGCCGTCGACCGGACTTTTGTCGAAAACGGCACACGCTGGATCATCGATTACAAGACCAGTGAGCCTCTTGGAATGGGACTGGAAACCTTTTTCGACCAGGAAACGCAGCGTTACCGGGACCAGCTTGCCGCCTACCGGACCCTGTTCAGACAAATGGAGGAAGAAAGAGTCGTGCGGGCGGCGCTCTATTTCCCGCTGGTGGATGGCTGGTGTGAGCTGCCTGTGGAATGA
- a CDS encoding PD-(D/E)XK nuclease family protein has product MDLPLEHHRTVIAAAASGELVLTVNNRLSRHLHALFDAFMQQEGRAAWKTPEICSIDGWMRRCLALLGEEGRLLSDFSILRLWEETIGADSAGDVQNLLQTGATARRAMQAHRILIEYDADPAGFPLTEDHKAFLRWRQRFRKALATGDWLDAADLPDRMGVALRRKEIPAPPRVLLVGFDEIPPQICRLAAALKDSGSAVEEISPREEIRGESIRIPSDDAVDEVRRAARWVRHLLENGRERIGVVVPRLQDYRNDIERIFSEEIDPEVLPGLVEEEARFSLSLGAPMAGQGLVTAALEILALQPRSPVEALGFLLRTPYLGGGLAESNSRAALDRDLRSGRSPEVSLSRLRNLAAGRGGEENGTLPRMVGICEAVTKSLGEGAKRTPGEWVVHFSRLLEQVGWPGERPLSSFEYQVHKAWREKVLPAMVALDSVCPPLDRGEAVALLRRLAQETEFQPETPEGPVRVIGLLESAGLHFDHLWVMGLTDEVAPAPARPNPFIPVALQVAQGMPHADPVRELDFARRTIRRLFAAAPKVVLSHPCRKGDVELRPSPLIAQVPLGMIDLAPTNAPGPLIRERCLPFEKVVDEEAPALPPGENPPGGTGILKDQALCPFRAFAHHRLHARAFDRPDVGLDAGIRGTLLHGVLEEFWKITESHDNLCALDEQSLVARIAACIDAAIDKQFSEGKREASSALLALERRRLARLVREWLEEVDRKRAPFTVWKPEAKRRESIGGLIIDTRVDRIDELNDGRRVILDYKTGRVDLADLFGDRLVEPQLPLYGIGEGGETLAAIAFARVRPGECGMKGVARGADLLPGVEAFADSRQAGNHAISGWAELLDRWRSQLEGLGAEFVGGEAAVIPEKTCQYCDLFPLCRIDEIARLSEDTE; this is encoded by the coding sequence ATGGATCTGCCATTGGAGCATCATCGAACGGTCATCGCAGCCGCCGCCAGCGGGGAGTTGGTTCTGACCGTCAACAACCGTCTCTCCCGACATCTGCATGCCCTGTTCGATGCTTTCATGCAGCAGGAGGGGAGGGCCGCATGGAAAACTCCGGAGATATGCAGCATCGACGGGTGGATGCGACGCTGCCTGGCCCTTCTCGGCGAAGAGGGACGACTTCTCAGTGATTTCTCCATTCTTCGCCTCTGGGAAGAGACGATCGGGGCCGATTCCGCAGGAGACGTGCAGAACCTTCTCCAGACAGGCGCCACCGCTCGGCGGGCCATGCAGGCGCACCGTATTCTGATCGAATACGATGCCGATCCTGCCGGGTTTCCGCTGACCGAGGACCATAAAGCTTTTCTTCGCTGGCGCCAGCGGTTCAGAAAGGCTCTGGCGACCGGAGACTGGCTCGATGCCGCGGACCTGCCCGATCGTATGGGCGTAGCCCTGCGCCGGAAGGAGATCCCGGCTCCGCCCCGAGTCCTTCTGGTCGGGTTCGATGAAATCCCTCCCCAGATATGCCGGCTCGCCGCAGCCCTGAAGGATAGTGGAAGTGCCGTCGAGGAGATCTCCCCCCGCGAGGAAATCCGCGGCGAGTCGATTCGCATCCCTTCCGACGATGCCGTCGACGAGGTGCGCCGGGCCGCCCGCTGGGTGCGGCATCTGCTGGAGAACGGCCGGGAACGGATCGGTGTCGTCGTGCCGCGGCTGCAGGACTACCGCAACGATATCGAGCGGATTTTCAGCGAGGAGATCGATCCTGAAGTCCTTCCGGGGCTTGTCGAGGAAGAGGCGCGCTTTAGCCTCTCTCTCGGCGCCCCCATGGCCGGGCAGGGCCTGGTGACCGCAGCGCTGGAGATTCTCGCCCTCCAGCCGCGATCCCCCGTCGAGGCCCTCGGTTTTCTTCTGCGCACTCCTTACCTCGGCGGCGGCTTAGCCGAAAGCAACAGCCGCGCCGCCCTCGATCGGGACCTTCGATCAGGAAGGTCCCCGGAGGTAAGTCTGTCCCGGCTCAGAAACCTTGCTGCCGGAAGAGGGGGGGAAGAGAACGGAACCCTGCCGCGGATGGTCGGGATTTGCGAAGCCGTGACAAAAAGCCTCGGCGAAGGCGCAAAACGCACTCCGGGCGAATGGGTCGTCCACTTCTCCCGGCTGCTGGAACAGGTCGGCTGGCCTGGGGAGCGCCCCTTGAGCAGCTTCGAATACCAGGTGCACAAGGCCTGGCGGGAGAAGGTGCTGCCGGCCATGGTCGCCCTGGATTCCGTCTGCCCGCCCCTGGATCGTGGAGAAGCCGTCGCGCTGCTGCGGCGCCTGGCCCAGGAGACGGAATTCCAGCCCGAAACCCCGGAGGGTCCGGTCCGGGTGATCGGCCTTCTGGAATCAGCCGGCCTGCACTTCGACCATCTCTGGGTCATGGGACTCACCGACGAGGTCGCTCCTGCGCCGGCCCGGCCAAATCCCTTCATTCCGGTTGCCCTTCAGGTGGCGCAGGGCATGCCCCATGCCGATCCAGTAAGGGAACTCGATTTCGCCCGTCGAACTATTCGCCGGCTCTTTGCCGCGGCGCCGAAGGTGGTTCTCAGCCATCCCTGCCGCAAAGGGGATGTCGAGCTCAGACCAAGTCCCCTGATCGCCCAGGTGCCTCTCGGCATGATCGATTTGGCCCCGACGAATGCTCCCGGCCCCCTCATTCGTGAACGGTGTCTCCCCTTCGAGAAGGTCGTCGACGAGGAGGCTCCGGCTCTTCCGCCCGGCGAGAATCCCCCGGGGGGGACCGGCATTCTCAAGGATCAGGCCCTCTGCCCCTTTCGGGCCTTCGCCCACCACCGGCTCCACGCCAGGGCCTTCGACCGGCCGGATGTGGGCCTCGACGCCGGAATCCGGGGGACCCTTCTCCACGGGGTGCTGGAGGAGTTCTGGAAAATCACCGAAAGTCACGACAATCTCTGCGCCCTGGATGAACAGTCCCTTGTCGCACGCATCGCGGCCTGTATCGATGCGGCGATCGACAAGCAGTTCAGCGAAGGGAAAAGGGAGGCCTCCTCGGCTCTCCTCGCCCTTGAACGCCGGCGGCTCGCCCGACTCGTTCGTGAATGGCTCGAGGAGGTGGACAGGAAACGGGCCCCCTTCACGGTCTGGAAACCGGAGGCGAAGCGCCGCGAATCCATAGGCGGTCTGATCATCGATACCCGGGTGGACCGCATCGATGAGCTGAACGACGGCCGCCGGGTGATCCTCGATTACAAGACCGGCCGGGTCGATCTTGCCGATCTCTTCGGCGACCGCCTGGTCGAGCCTCAGCTCCCGCTTTACGGAATCGGTGAAGGCGGTGAGACTCTCGCCGCCATCGCCTTCGCCCGGGTCCGCCCTGGCGAGTGCGGAATGAAGGGGGTCGCCCGCGGCGCGGATCTGCTCCCCGGAGTGGAGGCGTTCGCCGACTCCAGACAGGCCGGGAATCATGCCATCTCCGGTTGGGCGGAACTTCTGGATCGCTGGCGCAGCCAGCTCGAAGGGCTTGGCGCCGAGTTCGTCGGCGGCGAGGCGGCCGTCATTCCGGAAAAAACCTGTCAGTATTGCGACCTCTTTCCCCTTTGCCGCATCGATGAGATTGCGCGGCTCTCGGAGGATACCGAATGA
- a CDS encoding VanZ family protein: MNHSEFCRTCAALRILALVLWVGGVLWLSLTPKLPRLPSDYFLLSWDKMRHAGAYALMTLLAGRVFVLFSRTPCRGWFAAAAFALAYGGLMEIAQGLLTEVRQAEFEDMVANVCGIGVSLTGAFVWLRLLEGRKP, encoded by the coding sequence ATGAATCATTCTGAATTTTGCCGAACGTGCGCGGCGCTTCGCATTCTCGCCCTTGTACTCTGGGTTGGAGGGGTTCTCTGGCTGTCCCTGACCCCGAAATTGCCGCGCCTTCCTTCCGATTACTTCCTTCTGTCCTGGGACAAGATGCGGCATGCGGGAGCTTACGCGCTGATGACCCTTCTGGCCGGACGGGTCTTCGTTCTGTTTTCCCGGACCCCCTGTCGCGGCTGGTTTGCAGCCGCCGCCTTCGCCCTTGCTTACGGGGGGCTGATGGAAATCGCCCAGGGTCTGCTGACCGAAGTCCGACAGGCCGAATTCGAGGACATGGTTGCCAACGTCTGCGGGATAGGAGTCTCCCTGACGGGGGCCTTTGTGTGGCTGCGCCTGTTGGAGGGAAGGAAACCTTAA
- a CDS encoding 1-acyl-sn-glycerol-3-phosphate acyltransferase: MKISLLRRCWSTLTAFVIGFYASVLNRFRIEGAENIPRSGGVLIASNHISGYETVFLPWAVIRSFPLQMVWAPAKEELFRNPFLGFLFRSWGAFPVRRGRDVRAGKTLNDLLRTEKVMLFPEGTRHKDGVLGKGNRGVGKLIYDTRPVVIPAALTGLNRWEFPRVGQKAGVAFGAPLDFSDLYRQEDCKETHVLIVDRVMEAIGALLREG; encoded by the coding sequence TTGAAGATATCACTCCTACGTCGGTGCTGGAGCACTCTCACCGCCTTTGTCATCGGATTCTACGCCTCGGTTCTCAACCGCTTCCGTATCGAGGGGGCCGAAAACATCCCCCGCTCGGGGGGGGTGCTGATCGCATCCAATCACATCTCGGGATATGAGACGGTCTTTCTGCCTTGGGCAGTGATCAGAAGCTTCCCCTTGCAGATGGTCTGGGCGCCGGCCAAGGAGGAACTGTTCAGGAATCCCTTCCTCGGTTTTCTGTTTCGTTCCTGGGGGGCTTTTCCGGTCAGGCGGGGACGGGATGTGCGGGCGGGAAAAACTCTCAACGATCTGCTGCGGACGGAAAAGGTGATGCTTTTCCCAGAGGGGACCCGGCACAAGGACGGCGTTCTGGGGAAGGGAAACCGCGGAGTGGGCAAGCTGATTTACGATACCCGGCCGGTGGTGATTCCCGCGGCCCTGACGGGATTGAACCGCTGGGAATTCCCCCGTGTCGGACAAAAAGCCGGAGTTGCCTTCGGTGCTCCCCTTGATTTCTCAGACCTGTACCGGCAGGAGGACTGCAAGGAAACCCATGTCCTCATTGTGGATCGAGTCATGGAAGCGATCGGCGCTCTCTTGCGAGAGGGCTGA
- a CDS encoding alpha/beta fold hydrolase: protein MKATVNGITLGYDDIGSGPAVVLLHDFPLSRRMWDPQIAPLVTAGYRVIVPDLRGFGESSKAEASCEISEYADDVVALLDYLGIGRAVFGGMSMGGYVLFNLLERFRSRAMAAAFFATRSGADTMVEKARGAELAEKVVKGDRPQVIDHLAGLLFAEGTMKTQPALFENVKRWMDSTDSHALTAGLLAMRNRMDYATPARYLDRPALVVGAERDRSVKPEHSRFLAAALPCCTSCIIPGAGHLVNMERPEEFNRCLLDFLGSLAVYRHADWRKVA from the coding sequence ATGAAAGCGACCGTTAACGGCATCACGCTCGGCTATGATGATATCGGCAGCGGGCCGGCAGTGGTTCTGCTTCATGATTTTCCCCTTTCCAGGCGCATGTGGGACCCCCAGATCGCTCCCCTTGTCACCGCCGGATACAGGGTCATTGTTCCTGATCTGCGCGGATTCGGTGAAAGCAGCAAAGCCGAGGCCTCCTGCGAAATCTCCGAGTACGCCGATGATGTCGTGGCCCTTCTGGATTACCTCGGAATTGGCCGTGCCGTTTTCGGAGGGATGTCCATGGGGGGATATGTTCTGTTCAATCTGCTGGAGCGGTTCAGGTCGCGGGCCATGGCGGCAGCTTTCTTCGCCACCCGCAGCGGGGCCGACACCATGGTGGAGAAGGCCCGCGGGGCAGAACTGGCTGAGAAGGTGGTGAAAGGAGACCGGCCGCAGGTCATCGATCATCTGGCCGGTCTTCTGTTTGCCGAGGGGACCATGAAGACTCAGCCGGCACTATTCGAAAACGTCAAACGCTGGATGGATTCCACGGATTCGCACGCTCTGACCGCAGGGCTTCTGGCCATGCGAAACAGGATGGATTATGCGACTCCGGCAAGGTATCTCGACCGACCTGCCCTGGTTGTCGGCGCGGAACGCGACCGGAGCGTCAAACCCGAACACAGCCGGTTTCTTGCCGCCGCTCTGCCCTGCTGCACCAGTTGCATCATTCCCGGAGCGGGGCACCTGGTCAATATGGAACGTCCGGAGGAGTTCAATCGCTGCCTTCTCGATTTCCTCGGCAGCCTGGCCGTATACCGGCATGCCGATTGGCGCAAGGTCGCCTGA
- a CDS encoding GPR1/FUN34/YaaH family transporter yields the protein MMGIITAERAGHSLPTSPVEPAVLGTPGLVVLGITALAVSLCDAEIVPPAAGALLLLTLCGGLGQLLVAARDWRRGNIFSATVFAAYGLFWLSLIPLVILPRAGQGASPQAQALSAYLAIWGIFSIVLFRSFAKNNRSMRVMFGFLASFLLLAAAGAATQSNPMQTTSGYVGILFGIDAVVVGFVRNRSEKGQGHQGDTYSIGRKGR from the coding sequence ATGATGGGAATAATCACTGCCGAAAGAGCCGGGCACTCGCTTCCGACCAGTCCGGTCGAACCCGCTGTTCTGGGTACTCCGGGCCTGGTCGTCCTGGGAATCACGGCCCTCGCTGTGAGCTTGTGCGACGCCGAGATCGTTCCACCCGCAGCTGGGGCTCTGCTTCTGCTGACGCTTTGCGGCGGGCTGGGGCAGCTTCTGGTCGCGGCCCGGGACTGGAGAAGGGGAAACATCTTCAGCGCCACCGTCTTTGCCGCCTACGGTCTCTTCTGGCTATCCCTCATCCCTCTGGTGATACTTCCGCGTGCCGGACAGGGGGCCTCGCCGCAAGCGCAGGCTCTTTCCGCCTACCTGGCCATCTGGGGGATTTTCAGCATCGTCCTGTTCAGGTCTTTTGCCAAAAACAACCGGTCCATGCGCGTGATGTTCGGATTTCTGGCGTCGTTCCTTCTTCTGGCCGCGGCAGGCGCCGCGACCCAAAGCAATCCCATGCAGACGACATCCGGATATGTCGGGATCCTGTTTGGAATCGATGCGGTCGTGGTCGGCTTTGTCCGGAACCGGTCTGAAAAAGGGCAGGGACATCAGGGTGATACATATTCAATTGGGAGGAAAGGAAGATGA
- a CDS encoding LEA type 2 family protein produces the protein MSIPAKPFADRLRLRVLVLMLPFVAACTIVRPLPPEVSLLNLEVTALSLSHATLSADLQIFNPNGIAVTLKEVDYVLRLNDVVVSKGQSMEKVRIGAGEYGVATLRLSSAYYDLWRVLKQASKDEDVEFDLKGLVKVGGLGVLNKTFRFDRAGSIPLEQIKP, from the coding sequence ATGTCGATTCCTGCAAAACCGTTTGCCGACCGCCTGAGATTGAGAGTTCTTGTGCTGATGCTGCCTTTCGTGGCCGCCTGCACCATAGTGCGGCCGCTTCCCCCCGAGGTGAGCCTCCTCAATCTGGAGGTAACGGCTCTCTCCCTCAGCCACGCCACGTTGAGTGCCGATCTTCAGATATTCAATCCCAACGGGATAGCTGTCACCCTCAAGGAAGTCGATTATGTCCTGCGGCTGAATGATGTGGTGGTATCGAAGGGCCAGTCCATGGAGAAGGTCCGCATCGGAGCCGGAGAATACGGCGTTGCCACCCTGAGGCTTTCCAGTGCCTATTACGACCTCTGGCGCGTCCTGAAGCAGGCCAGTAAAGACGAGGACGTTGAGTTTGATCTGAAAGGATTGGTGAAGGTGGGAGGTCTCGGCGTTCTGAACAAGACCTTTCGTTTTGACCGTGCGGGGAGCATCCCACTGGAGCAGATAAAGCCGTAA
- a CDS encoding sigma-54 dependent transcriptional regulator, with amino-acid sequence MIPRILVAEDEEIMRITVLDHLRSLGWLADEASTGTEALELVKKNRYELVLSDIRMPGMDGEALLAEVKRLAPRTEVVVMTAHGSTDNAVNCLKKGAADYILKPFDLDDLTFRINRLFEMQTIKARCVSLEYCCGLRRPIIGSSAPMQKMLRVISQVALSDASVLIQGESGTGKELVAAAIHYESRRADKPYVRVNCAAIPAGLMESELFGHEKGAFTGADKPAVGKFELADHGTILLDEIGDMPLDLQVKLLRVLQEREIERVGGKNTIPLDVRVVCATAKDLAEEVRKGSFRQDLFYRLQVIPVEVPPLREREGDILELADYFLQEFGRERGLSFQLSEDARRALEQYSYPGNVRELRNVMERVTVLAPAPKIQLWDLPAEIRGGYCGVSEEDNLAAAVADAERKCIQRALKKAGGSKTESAALLGISRKNLWEKMKQYGL; translated from the coding sequence ATGATTCCGCGAATCCTTGTCGCCGAAGATGAAGAGATCATGCGCATCACCGTCCTCGACCACCTGCGCAGTCTGGGGTGGCTGGCCGATGAAGCATCGACCGGAACAGAGGCCCTGGAGTTGGTGAAAAAGAACCGGTATGAGCTGGTCCTCTCCGACATCCGGATGCCGGGGATGGATGGCGAGGCCCTGCTTGCCGAAGTGAAGAGGCTGGCTCCGCGCACGGAGGTGGTCGTGATGACCGCCCACGGCAGCACCGACAACGCGGTAAACTGCCTGAAGAAGGGAGCTGCGGACTACATTCTCAAGCCTTTCGATCTCGACGACCTGACCTTTCGCATCAACCGTCTGTTTGAAATGCAGACCATCAAGGCTCGCTGCGTGTCGCTGGAATATTGCTGCGGCCTGCGCCGGCCGATCATCGGCTCGAGCGCCCCCATGCAGAAAATGCTTCGAGTCATCAGTCAGGTGGCTCTGTCGGACGCTTCGGTCCTGATCCAGGGGGAAAGCGGCACCGGCAAGGAACTGGTGGCGGCGGCCATCCATTACGAAAGCCGCCGGGCCGACAAGCCCTACGTCCGGGTAAATTGCGCGGCGATACCCGCAGGACTGATGGAATCGGAGCTGTTCGGCCATGAAAAAGGCGCCTTCACCGGCGCCGACAAGCCAGCCGTCGGAAAATTCGAGCTGGCGGACCACGGGACCATTCTGCTGGACGAGATCGGCGACATGCCCCTTGATCTGCAGGTAAAGCTGTTGCGGGTTCTGCAGGAGCGGGAGATCGAGAGGGTGGGGGGAAAGAACACCATTCCCCTGGATGTCAGGGTTGTCTGCGCCACGGCTAAGGATCTTGCAGAAGAAGTGCGGAAGGGCAGTTTCCGTCAGGACCTCTTCTACAGGCTGCAGGTGATTCCGGTGGAGGTCCCCCCCCTCAGGGAGAGGGAAGGCGACATTCTCGAACTGGCCGATTACTTTCTACAGGAGTTCGGCCGCGAAAGAGGGCTTTCCTTCCAGCTCTCGGAGGATGCGCGTCGGGCACTGGAGCAGTATTCCTATCCCGGCAATGTGCGCGAACTTCGTAATGTCATGGAGCGGGTTACCGTTCTCGCCCCTGCCCCGAAAATCCAACTCTGGGACTTGCCTGCGGAAATTCGCGGCGGCTATTGCGGAGTAAGCGAAGAAGACAATCTCGCGGCCGCCGTAGCGGACGCCGAGAGGAAGTGCATTCAGCGGGCGCTGAAAAAGGCCGGCGGCAGCAAGACGGAATCCGCCGCTCTCCTTGGGATCAGCAGGAAAAATCTCTGGGAGAAGATGAAGCAGTACGGGCTGTAA